A window of the Dyadobacter pollutisoli genome harbors these coding sequences:
- a CDS encoding porin family protein translates to MKNCIILLFALTLCISQAQAQENVSIGPLVGISIANFRGDVSNTDWKPGLTIGGFYNYSTESGFGFSGQLLFTQLGAQINNKSNEINLNYIQAPLLATFFFGRYGQRVRPKIFLGPNLNFLVGARDKDGNNINGDSNNRVYSPFDLGLTFGAGVNYRLQDKIWLNFDARYGLGLLDVTRLDNSNIKNNNWGINLGLSFPLGTYNRNTGRLRTR, encoded by the coding sequence ATGAAAAATTGCATTATTTTGTTGTTTGCGCTGACATTATGTATCTCGCAGGCACAAGCGCAAGAAAACGTTTCGATAGGCCCGCTCGTTGGAATTTCCATTGCGAATTTCAGAGGGGATGTCTCCAATACCGACTGGAAACCCGGATTAACGATCGGCGGTTTCTATAATTACAGCACCGAATCAGGATTTGGTTTCAGCGGCCAGCTGTTATTCACTCAGCTTGGTGCTCAGATCAATAACAAGTCAAACGAAATTAACCTAAACTACATCCAGGCCCCATTACTGGCTACTTTCTTCTTTGGCCGCTACGGACAGAGAGTCCGTCCTAAAATCTTCCTGGGCCCTAACCTGAACTTTCTGGTAGGGGCGAGAGATAAAGACGGAAATAACATTAACGGAGATTCAAACAACCGTGTCTACAGTCCATTCGATCTGGGACTGACCTTTGGTGCCGGTGTGAACTATCGCTTACAGGACAAAATCTGGCTAAATTTCGATGCACGCTACGGCCTGGGTTTACTGGACGTGACAAGACTTGACAATTCGAATATTAAAAACAACAACTGGGGAATCAATCTAGGCCTCAGCTTCCCGCTAGGCACATACAACAGAAACACCGGAAGACTCCGGACACGTTAA
- a CDS encoding DEAD/DEAH box helicase → MTFEELNLTKPLLKALTEAGYTTPTTIQQKVFSVTMSGKDVCGIAQTGTGKTFAYLLPTLRQLEFSKDRLPQLLILVPTRELVVQVVEEVRKLSAYLTLQVVGVYGGGNIKVQMAELKMGADVVVATPGRLVDLALNSSLKTKAIKKLVIDEVDEMLNLGFRTQLKNILDILPQKRQNLLFSATITQEVEALMQTYFNNPVRIEAAPVGTPLDNIEQKAYEVPNFYTKVNLLDLLLEQNEDMSKVLIFVATKKLADQLYVQLELGYLNKIGVIHSNKEQNHRFNTIRQFHDGTYRILIATDIIARGLDVAEVSHVFNFDIPEIPENYIHRIGRTGRADKKGVAISFITEREKEFLTLIEELMDYQIPITPLPETLKISEILTPDEEPKIFMKNIDVKLPKRESVGAAFHEKAAKNQKVNVRRNHAQEKMQKYGRPIKRSGKK, encoded by the coding sequence ATGACTTTTGAAGAATTAAATCTCACCAAACCGTTGCTAAAAGCGCTGACTGAGGCGGGATATACGACACCTACCACCATTCAGCAAAAAGTGTTTTCTGTTACCATGTCCGGTAAAGATGTGTGCGGCATTGCGCAGACGGGAACCGGGAAAACATTTGCTTACCTCCTTCCCACGCTTCGCCAGCTCGAATTTTCGAAGGATCGCTTACCCCAGCTTCTCATTCTCGTCCCAACCCGCGAACTCGTGGTGCAGGTGGTGGAAGAAGTCCGGAAACTGAGCGCATATCTGACGTTGCAGGTAGTTGGCGTGTATGGCGGAGGCAACATCAAAGTGCAGATGGCTGAACTGAAAATGGGTGCCGATGTGGTCGTGGCGACACCGGGGCGACTGGTTGATCTGGCATTGAATAGTTCGCTGAAAACCAAGGCGATCAAGAAACTGGTCATTGACGAAGTAGACGAAATGCTCAACCTGGGATTCAGGACCCAGCTGAAAAATATACTGGACATTCTTCCGCAAAAACGACAAAACCTGCTGTTTTCGGCAACTATTACCCAGGAAGTCGAAGCTCTGATGCAGACCTATTTCAACAATCCTGTCAGAATCGAGGCAGCGCCTGTTGGAACCCCTCTGGACAACATTGAACAGAAAGCTTACGAGGTCCCGAATTTTTATACCAAAGTAAACCTGCTGGATCTGCTGCTGGAACAAAATGAGGATATGAGCAAGGTCCTGATTTTTGTGGCCACCAAAAAATTGGCTGATCAGCTTTACGTTCAGCTCGAACTAGGATACCTGAACAAAATCGGTGTGATACATTCCAATAAGGAGCAAAATCACCGTTTTAATACGATCAGGCAGTTTCACGACGGGACTTATCGCATTCTCATCGCCACAGACATTATCGCACGCGGGCTGGATGTCGCGGAAGTATCGCATGTTTTCAACTTTGATATTCCCGAAATACCTGAAAACTACATTCACCGGATCGGGAGAACAGGTCGGGCCGATAAAAAAGGGGTTGCGATTTCATTCATTACCGAGCGGGAAAAGGAGTTTCTGACGCTGATCGAAGAGTTAATGGATTACCAGATTCCCATTACGCCATTGCCCGAAACGCTTAAAATCTCCGAAATTCTCACACCGGATGAAGAACCGAAAATTTTCATGAAGAACATTGATGTGAAACTCCCAAAAAGGGAATCTGTCGGTGCTGCTTTTCATGAGAAAGCTGCGAAAAATCAGAAAGTAAACGTGCGACGGAACCACGCACAGGAGAAAATGCAGAAGTACGGCAGACCTATCAAACGATCCGGCAAGAAATAG
- a CDS encoding ABC transporter ATP-binding protein, with product MSIWQIFQRLQPYVKPYYRQIIFALFLTLLGAITAQVNPWVLRYTVDSVQSMLDKQWGIIQGKELLVRISVILFLKEIVNSLIVFGQRYFGEKIRIKVSSDLAQEAVSRILTYNLAFFSDNDNQKGKLQTRIDRGVESLTKLIQNFFIDILPLFANALVALVIMFSANFYVGSIALAILPIYFWISFKQAGELQGVRRKLKRQRENKSSGLINLIESIIVIKSFVREKFEGEKQYQTQMELMESQLKTRRTNFAYDGIKSFIEQIGVVLIIILTAYLVLDQQMSIGAIMFHILLFNNVSAPIRQLHRIYDEMNDALTYSEGFFDILDADNAVEISGKAVPLSLKGDYQLTNVSFAYPNGTKALHNIDINIKSGQTTALVGLSGAGKSTLINLLIGFYAPDSGTLTLDGLPLKDYDLPALRNSIGMVLQKNHIFKGSIAENIRYGKMDATQEDLEAAAKQAYLHEQIMELPTKYETDAQMLSGGQQQRIAIARLFLKNPPIIFLDEPTASLDAIATEQIKNSLDAIKKDRTVVIISHSLSQILDADQTYVMKKGRIAEHGTHIELYEKNGVYREIFDASARSLNLDKMIELIGKD from the coding sequence ATGAGTATTTGGCAGATATTCCAACGTCTTCAACCTTACGTTAAGCCCTATTACAGGCAAATCATTTTTGCGCTGTTCCTCACATTGCTAGGAGCAATTACGGCACAGGTAAACCCCTGGGTTTTGCGCTACACCGTGGATAGCGTTCAAAGCATGCTTGACAAGCAGTGGGGCATCATTCAGGGAAAGGAGTTGCTGGTTCGCATCTCCGTCATTCTTTTCCTGAAAGAAATCGTTAACTCCCTCATTGTATTTGGTCAAAGGTATTTTGGAGAAAAAATCAGGATCAAAGTATCCAGCGACCTGGCTCAGGAGGCAGTAAGCCGCATTTTGACCTATAATCTGGCCTTTTTCAGCGACAATGACAACCAGAAAGGAAAGCTGCAAACTCGGATAGACCGCGGCGTCGAAAGTCTTACCAAGCTGATTCAGAATTTTTTCATTGACATTCTGCCGCTTTTTGCGAATGCTTTGGTCGCGCTGGTCATCATGTTTTCGGCCAATTTTTACGTCGGAAGCATTGCCCTCGCTATCCTTCCGATCTATTTCTGGATCAGTTTCAAACAAGCCGGTGAATTGCAGGGTGTAAGACGAAAGCTTAAAAGGCAGCGTGAAAACAAAAGTAGCGGGCTCATCAACCTGATCGAATCCATTATTGTCATCAAATCCTTCGTCAGGGAAAAATTTGAAGGCGAAAAACAGTACCAGACGCAAATGGAACTTATGGAATCGCAACTCAAAACCCGGCGTACCAACTTTGCCTACGACGGTATCAAGAGTTTTATCGAGCAAATCGGCGTCGTGCTGATCATCATTCTTACTGCATACCTGGTTTTGGATCAGCAAATGTCGATCGGCGCGATCATGTTCCATATTTTGCTTTTCAACAACGTTTCCGCTCCTATCCGGCAGTTGCACCGCATTTACGACGAGATGAACGATGCGCTCACCTATTCGGAAGGGTTCTTCGATATCCTGGATGCTGACAATGCTGTCGAAATAAGCGGAAAAGCGGTACCATTGAGCCTGAAAGGTGATTATCAACTTACTAATGTCTCATTTGCTTATCCGAATGGCACCAAAGCTTTACACAACATTGACATTAATATCAAATCCGGCCAGACGACTGCGCTGGTTGGCCTTTCTGGCGCAGGAAAAAGCACATTGATCAATCTCCTGATCGGTTTTTATGCGCCGGACTCAGGAACACTTACATTGGATGGCCTGCCTTTAAAAGATTACGATCTTCCTGCATTGCGTAACTCCATTGGCATGGTCCTTCAAAAAAACCATATTTTCAAAGGCTCCATCGCAGAAAATATCCGTTATGGCAAAATGGATGCAACTCAGGAAGACCTCGAAGCTGCGGCAAAGCAAGCCTATCTGCACGAGCAGATCATGGAACTGCCAACAAAGTATGAAACTGATGCTCAAATGCTTTCGGGCGGCCAGCAACAACGTATTGCCATTGCCCGCCTCTTCCTGAAAAACCCGCCCATTATTTTCCTCGACGAACCAACCGCCAGTCTGGACGCCATTGCGACCGAGCAAATAAAAAACAGCCTGGACGCTATCAAAAAGGATCGTACAGTCGTGATCATCTCCCATAGCCTCTCCCAAATCCTCGACGCCGATCAAACATATGTGATGAAGAAAGGTCGCATTGCCGAACACGGTACCCACATTGAATTGTATGAAAAGAACGGTGTGTACCGTGAAATTTTCGACGCCTCTGCCAGAAGTCTCAACCTGGACAAGATGATCGAGCTGATCGGAAAAGATTAG
- a CDS encoding DUF4394 domain-containing protein: protein MKISKVFRISLKAPLFLIGLAILNQACTEQTLVEEQEQPQPLPGSLRTQADQIFYALTDNNTIYELNVQNPGTPIRTFKIQDGLEDQNERLLAIDFRPATGQLYGVGNKNHTYTINIRPDMNPGRVKALSPVPFNPAISGPSVVGFDFNPTVDRIRLVSNTAQNMRIHPEDNSLVAVDGYLKGYDDVKIAAAAYTNNFAGAATTQLYDIDPDANKLFLQMPPNDGVLKEVGPLSMDISDIGGFDIASGSNYAIASVLFNGVWQLVEVNLSTGALTKIGNLPSGKIIGIAIPTSPVAYAVTSSNKLLIFNPMNAGTRVEKTITGLPMGVNIEGIDIRPADGRLHGLGSDGRLYTIDMGNGAAKFLNNLKDISNPNFKISGTQFGVDFNPVADRLRIVSNTGQNLRVNVHDGVTIIDGMLNIPAMPGTPFITAAAYTNSFLGSTATVLYDMDSESNTLYKQNPPNGGGLEKIGPLGIDIDAANGFDIGNKTGTAYALLTVGGNTGLYTINLTTGAATKVSDFVGSVKGFALGSGI, encoded by the coding sequence ATGAAGATTTCTAAGGTTTTCCGGATCAGCCTTAAAGCCCCGTTATTTCTTATTGGTTTAGCGATTCTAAATCAGGCCTGTACAGAGCAGACCCTTGTGGAAGAACAAGAGCAACCACAGCCATTACCGGGTTCATTGAGGACCCAAGCGGATCAGATCTTTTACGCGTTAACAGACAACAACACGATTTATGAATTAAATGTACAAAACCCCGGTACTCCGATCCGGACTTTTAAAATTCAGGATGGCCTGGAAGATCAAAACGAAAGATTGTTAGCCATAGATTTCCGCCCGGCAACGGGGCAACTTTACGGAGTTGGTAATAAAAACCACACATACACTATTAACATTCGTCCCGATATGAACCCTGGCCGGGTGAAAGCGCTCAGCCCGGTACCATTCAATCCTGCTATTTCGGGTCCCTCAGTCGTAGGCTTTGACTTCAATCCTACCGTCGACCGCATCCGCCTTGTTTCCAACACGGCCCAAAACATGAGAATTCATCCGGAAGACAATTCTCTGGTAGCCGTCGATGGATACCTCAAAGGTTACGACGATGTGAAAATAGCAGCAGCGGCCTATACAAATAACTTTGCCGGTGCTGCTACTACTCAGCTTTACGACATTGACCCGGACGCAAACAAATTGTTCCTACAAATGCCACCAAACGATGGTGTCCTAAAAGAAGTAGGTCCTTTGAGCATGGATATCAGCGATATCGGCGGATTTGATATCGCATCTGGCTCCAATTACGCCATTGCGTCTGTTCTTTTTAATGGTGTATGGCAACTGGTGGAAGTTAATCTTTCTACCGGGGCGCTTACCAAAATAGGAAATCTGCCTTCCGGTAAGATCATCGGCATTGCCATCCCCACCAGTCCGGTTGCCTATGCGGTTACCAGTTCAAACAAGTTGCTCATATTTAATCCGATGAATGCTGGTACCCGTGTTGAAAAAACCATTACCGGTCTGCCGATGGGTGTCAACATCGAAGGAATTGATATTCGTCCAGCTGACGGCAGACTCCATGGCCTCGGCTCGGATGGTAGACTTTACACGATTGACATGGGAAATGGCGCGGCGAAATTTCTGAATAATTTGAAAGATATCAGTAACCCTAATTTCAAAATCTCAGGAACCCAATTTGGGGTAGACTTCAATCCGGTTGCTGACAGACTTCGGATCGTCAGCAACACCGGTCAGAATTTGCGGGTCAATGTGCACGACGGCGTGACGATCATTGACGGCATGCTTAATATCCCTGCAATGCCAGGTACGCCATTTATCACAGCTGCTGCTTACACTAACAGCTTTCTGGGAAGTACGGCGACGGTTCTTTACGACATGGATAGTGAATCCAATACGCTTTATAAGCAGAATCCACCTAATGGCGGAGGTTTGGAAAAAATTGGTCCGCTTGGTATCGATATCGACGCGGCAAATGGTTTTGACATTGGCAACAAGACCGGAACCGCTTATGCACTGCTCACCGTCGGCGGCAATACCGGCCTGTATACCATTAACCTGACAACCGGAGCAGCCACTAAAGTTTCTGATTTTGTTGGGTCTGTAAAAGGATTTGCGCTGGGTTCCGGCATTTAA
- the hemA gene encoding glutamyl-tRNA reductase — MYNQFKSISLSHRNAPLAIREQLALNEAEAKSIMLRLKDFFDVSDVLAVSTCNRTEIYYSSSADCNEDIIKLLLIEKGISDTESFINYFEKFSEGEAAVQHLFQVATGLQSQVVGDMQIPNQIKHAYQWSADLNMAGPFLHRLLHTIFFANKRVAQETFFRDGAASVSYAAVELLEGLTPNPKILVVGLGEIGTDVCRNLAQKRDAEVTIVNRTKSKAEKLGTELGFRVADFFDIEAEVSKADIIISSIARDEPFFTKEMMVRLRGMSFKYFVDLAVPRSVSPEVEEIPGVVLYTIDSIRSKADEALHRRLDAVPHVREIIDEAVVEFNDWSREMIVSPTIQKLKGALEQIRKEELTRFTKNLSDSELEKVERITTSMMQKILKLPVLQLKAACKRGEAETLIDVLNDLFNLEKEKADH, encoded by the coding sequence ATGTATAATCAGTTTAAATCTATAAGTTTATCACATCGGAATGCTCCTCTAGCTATCAGGGAACAACTTGCATTGAATGAGGCGGAAGCAAAGAGCATTATGCTTCGTCTAAAGGATTTCTTTGATGTTTCCGATGTTCTTGCCGTATCTACCTGTAACCGTACGGAAATATACTACTCCTCCTCAGCCGATTGTAATGAAGACATTATCAAGCTTCTTTTAATCGAAAAAGGTATTTCTGATACGGAATCCTTTATCAACTATTTCGAGAAATTTTCAGAAGGAGAGGCGGCTGTTCAGCATTTATTCCAGGTTGCTACCGGGCTGCAATCTCAGGTAGTAGGCGATATGCAGATCCCCAACCAGATCAAGCATGCTTACCAATGGTCGGCTGATCTGAACATGGCGGGGCCGTTTTTACACCGATTGCTTCATACCATTTTCTTTGCCAATAAACGTGTAGCCCAGGAGACTTTTTTCCGTGACGGAGCCGCATCGGTTTCATATGCTGCTGTTGAATTGCTGGAAGGCTTAACACCAAATCCAAAGATTCTGGTAGTAGGATTGGGAGAAATAGGAACGGACGTATGCCGGAACCTGGCTCAGAAACGTGATGCAGAGGTTACAATTGTCAATCGTACCAAAAGTAAAGCAGAAAAATTAGGTACAGAGCTTGGATTCAGGGTGGCTGATTTTTTTGACATTGAAGCGGAAGTTTCGAAAGCAGATATCATTATTTCATCCATAGCACGCGACGAACCATTCTTTACAAAGGAAATGATGGTGAGGTTGCGCGGAATGTCATTCAAATATTTTGTCGACCTTGCAGTACCCCGCAGTGTTTCGCCGGAGGTAGAAGAAATTCCAGGGGTAGTACTTTATACCATTGATTCTATCCGTTCCAAAGCGGACGAAGCTTTACATCGTCGCCTGGATGCAGTTCCGCATGTGAGAGAGATCATTGACGAAGCGGTAGTGGAATTTAATGACTGGTCGCGGGAAATGATCGTTTCTCCAACCATTCAAAAATTGAAAGGCGCACTGGAACAAATCAGAAAGGAAGAACTTACACGCTTTACTAAAAACCTTTCAGATTCCGAACTTGAAAAAGTGGAAAGGATTACGACCAGTATGATGCAGAAAATCCTCAAATTGCCGGTACTTCAACTGAAAGCGGCTTGTAAGAGAGGTGAAGCAGAAACATTGATCGACGTTCTCAATGATTTGTTTAACCTCGAAAAGGAAAAGGCAGATCACTAA